A genomic segment from Luteolibacter ambystomatis encodes:
- a CDS encoding DUF1501 domain-containing protein, producing MNLFQQYEHDRVQHATRRHFLNRCGVGLGAMWLASQGRSWGSSEGGVLAKDPTNPLAPDMPMFAAKAKRVIYLHMAGSPSQLELFDYKPELVKLDGKDCPQEFLAGKQFAFIQGVPKMLSSVFPFHQAGKSGQWITDRLPNIETMIDELCIVKSMYTTQFNHAPAQLMMHTGEQRLGLPSMGAWATYGLGSENANLPGFMVLTSGGNNPDAGKSVWGSGYLPSIYQGVQCRSKGDPVLFLANPDGVSGSMRRRTLDAISLINSKIEKDVGDPETLTRIAQYEMAYRMQIHASDAFDIRQEPAAIHEMYGTKPGQESFANNCLLARRLAERGVRFIQLFDWGWDSHGTDAGTDLRKGFVNKCNSIDKPIAALLKDLKQRGLLEETLVIWGGEFGRTPMRENRGGVEMPFVGRDHHPSAFTMWMAGGGAKGGFSYGETDPIGYEVMKDKVSVHDFHATVLRLLGFDHEKFTYPFQGAHQRFTNITQPGTKVIKDLIA from the coding sequence ATGAACCTCTTCCAACAATACGAACACGACCGCGTGCAGCATGCCACGCGCCGGCACTTCCTCAACCGCTGCGGGGTGGGGCTCGGCGCCATGTGGCTGGCCAGCCAGGGCCGCTCATGGGGCAGTTCCGAAGGCGGCGTGCTGGCAAAGGATCCGACGAACCCGCTCGCACCGGACATGCCGATGTTCGCGGCGAAGGCAAAGCGCGTGATCTATCTGCACATGGCCGGGTCGCCGAGCCAGCTGGAGCTTTTCGACTACAAGCCGGAGCTGGTGAAACTGGATGGCAAGGACTGTCCGCAGGAATTCCTGGCCGGCAAGCAGTTCGCTTTCATCCAAGGCGTGCCGAAGATGCTGTCCTCGGTCTTCCCGTTCCATCAGGCAGGCAAGAGCGGCCAGTGGATCACCGACCGCCTGCCGAACATCGAGACGATGATCGATGAGTTGTGCATCGTGAAATCGATGTACACCACGCAGTTCAACCACGCACCGGCGCAGCTGATGATGCATACCGGCGAGCAGCGGCTCGGCCTGCCTTCGATGGGCGCATGGGCGACATACGGACTCGGCTCGGAGAATGCGAACCTGCCCGGCTTCATGGTGCTGACCTCCGGCGGCAACAACCCGGACGCGGGCAAGTCGGTGTGGGGATCGGGCTATCTGCCATCGATCTACCAGGGTGTGCAGTGCCGCTCGAAAGGCGATCCGGTGCTGTTCCTCGCGAATCCGGACGGTGTCTCCGGTTCGATGCGCCGTCGCACGCTGGACGCGATTTCGCTCATCAACAGCAAGATCGAGAAAGATGTGGGCGATCCGGAAACACTCACCCGCATCGCCCAATACGAAATGGCCTACCGGATGCAGATCCATGCGTCCGATGCCTTCGACATCAGGCAGGAGCCCGCGGCGATCCACGAGATGTACGGCACCAAGCCGGGCCAGGAATCCTTCGCGAACAACTGCCTGCTGGCGCGCCGCCTCGCCGAGCGCGGCGTGCGTTTCATCCAGCTCTTCGACTGGGGCTGGGACTCGCACGGCACCGATGCGGGTACGGACTTGCGCAAGGGCTTCGTCAACAAGTGCAACTCCATCGACAAGCCGATCGCGGCACTGCTGAAGGATCTCAAGCAGCGAGGTCTCCTGGAGGAGACGCTGGTGATCTGGGGTGGCGAATTCGGCCGCACGCCGATGCGCGAGAACCGCGGCGGCGTGGAGATGCCGTTCGTCGGCCGCGACCACCATCCGAGCGCCTTCACGATGTGGATGGCGGGCGGCGGCGCGAAGGGCGGCTTCTCTTACGGCGAGACCGACCCGATCGGCTACGAGGTGATGAAGGACAAGGTGAGCGTACACGATTTCCACGCCACCGTGCTGAGGCTCCTCGGCTTCGATCACGAGAAGTTCACGTATCCCTTCCAAGGGGCACACCAGCGCTTCACCAATATCACCCAGCCGGGAACGAAGGTGATCAAGGATCTGATCGCGTAA
- a CDS encoding PSD1 and planctomycete cytochrome C domain-containing protein, giving the protein MKIVRSLLLTSLSMTVPMRAAEEISFNRDIRPIFIRSCITCHGGIKEGGGISLVYREKALGKGESGKPAIVPGKPELSELVHRINSDDNDEIMPKPKKGEHGEKLPADEIAKLTEWVRQGAKWEDHWSFIPAAEPADPQVKQAGWAKTKADRLILAKMEAEGLAPSKEATSAEWLRRVTLDLIGLPPSPEELDAFEKAAAADKESAMAAVVDRLLASPQFGERWATMWLDLARYSDTMGFEKDPGREIWPFRDWVIQAFNADLSFDEFTKRQLAGDLLPNPAPGDLIASAFQRNTMCNTEGGSDDEEYRVAAVMDRINTTWTVWQGTTFACVQCHGHPYDPFPHDDYYRFMAFFDNTEDVDLNNEFPKTKAAKDPAKQGEAVRLEKEIRKDREAINDVALSLAKQAGGWTPVKAETVKASAASGKIEQRPDGSFVATGTNPASTVFTVTAPAVRLGILRLDILPVSDDPAKWSELGAVVTKLEIDRILPDGTKQPMKLKEVVSDFLAGPFEPNIAVQSGSGGGFGDYPALRGPRHAFFVPEVVENVDPGAKFEIRLKHGVTCNETQPCVMRKFKLSISPDDRLSTFVMSPERAQAWQKHAQLQGQYNAIPGTMIPVMEERDSAARRDTRVFDRGNRMTKSTPVNAGLPVIMRPPAKNANMSRLDLANWITGDSNPLTDRVLANRLWAELFGIGIVETLEDFGSSGLLPTNQPLLDHLSLRLAKDHKWHIKPFLREIVLSAAYRQSDKATPALLAKDPRNRFIARGPRQRLTAEMVRDQALVVSGLLSKKQFGPPVYPPQPDGIWNSVYSGAKWATSTGEDRYRRAVYTYQKRTSGYPAFLTFDAPTRDVCTARRIPTNTPLQALVTLNDPAFMELAQSFAKRMAAAGGDLNTQLTAGYKLLTNEEASKDILQTLAALHADAKTELEKNAADSVKLAPTPDEAALVLVANTMFNLDSALTR; this is encoded by the coding sequence ATGAAGATCGTCCGCTCTCTATTGCTCACCTCGCTCTCCATGACCGTGCCCATGCGGGCTGCGGAGGAAATCTCGTTCAACCGCGACATCCGGCCGATTTTCATCCGCAGTTGCATCACCTGTCACGGTGGCATCAAGGAAGGGGGTGGCATTTCTCTGGTCTATCGCGAGAAGGCGCTGGGCAAGGGCGAATCCGGCAAGCCGGCCATCGTTCCCGGCAAGCCGGAGTTGTCCGAGCTGGTCCATCGCATCAACAGCGACGACAACGACGAGATCATGCCGAAGCCCAAGAAGGGCGAGCACGGCGAGAAGCTGCCTGCGGACGAGATCGCGAAGCTGACTGAATGGGTCCGCCAGGGCGCGAAGTGGGAGGACCACTGGTCATTCATCCCCGCCGCCGAACCCGCCGATCCGCAGGTGAAGCAAGCGGGCTGGGCGAAAACCAAGGCCGACCGCCTGATCCTCGCCAAGATGGAGGCGGAAGGACTCGCACCTTCCAAGGAGGCGACATCCGCCGAATGGCTGCGCCGCGTGACGCTCGACCTCATCGGCCTGCCGCCGTCGCCGGAGGAACTCGACGCATTCGAAAAAGCCGCCGCTGCCGACAAGGAAAGCGCGATGGCCGCGGTGGTGGACCGCCTGCTGGCTTCACCGCAGTTCGGAGAACGCTGGGCCACGATGTGGCTCGATCTGGCCCGCTATTCGGACACGATGGGCTTTGAAAAAGACCCGGGCCGCGAGATCTGGCCGTTCCGTGACTGGGTGATCCAAGCCTTCAACGCCGATCTTTCTTTCGACGAGTTCACCAAGCGCCAGCTTGCGGGCGACCTGCTGCCCAATCCCGCTCCGGGCGATCTCATCGCCTCTGCCTTTCAGCGCAACACGATGTGCAATACCGAAGGCGGCTCTGATGACGAGGAGTACCGGGTCGCCGCGGTGATGGACCGCATTAACACGACGTGGACCGTATGGCAGGGCACGACCTTCGCCTGCGTGCAGTGTCACGGCCATCCCTACGACCCATTCCCGCACGACGACTACTACCGTTTCATGGCGTTCTTCGACAACACGGAGGACGTCGACCTCAACAACGAGTTCCCCAAAACCAAGGCGGCAAAGGATCCCGCGAAGCAGGGAGAGGCCGTGCGCCTCGAAAAGGAAATCCGCAAGGATCGTGAGGCCATCAACGACGTGGCCCTCAGCTTGGCGAAACAAGCCGGCGGCTGGACTCCGGTGAAGGCGGAGACAGTGAAAGCCTCCGCCGCCAGCGGCAAGATCGAGCAACGGCCGGACGGCAGCTTTGTGGCGACCGGCACCAATCCAGCGAGCACGGTTTTCACCGTCACCGCTCCCGCGGTGCGGCTGGGCATCCTGCGATTGGACATTCTGCCCGTGAGCGACGACCCCGCGAAGTGGAGCGAACTCGGCGCGGTGGTGACCAAGCTGGAAATCGACCGCATCCTGCCCGATGGCACGAAGCAGCCGATGAAGCTCAAGGAAGTCGTCAGCGATTTCCTCGCCGGTCCCTTCGAGCCGAACATCGCCGTGCAGAGTGGCAGCGGCGGCGGATTCGGGGATTACCCGGCATTGCGGGGTCCCCGGCATGCGTTCTTCGTGCCGGAGGTGGTGGAGAATGTGGACCCGGGGGCGAAATTCGAAATCCGTCTCAAGCACGGTGTGACCTGCAATGAGACGCAGCCCTGCGTGATGCGGAAGTTCAAGCTCTCCATTTCGCCGGACGATCGCCTTTCCACTTTCGTGATGTCTCCGGAGCGCGCCCAGGCGTGGCAGAAGCACGCGCAGCTCCAGGGACAATACAATGCCATCCCCGGCACGATGATTCCGGTGATGGAAGAGCGGGACTCCGCCGCGCGCCGCGATACCCGCGTCTTCGACCGCGGCAACCGCATGACCAAGTCCACTCCGGTCAATGCCGGTCTGCCGGTGATCATGCGCCCGCCCGCGAAGAACGCGAACATGAGCCGACTCGATCTGGCGAACTGGATCACGGGCGACAGCAACCCGCTGACCGACCGCGTGCTGGCCAACCGCCTGTGGGCGGAGCTCTTCGGCATCGGCATCGTCGAGACGCTGGAGGACTTCGGTTCCTCCGGATTGCTGCCAACCAACCAACCGCTGCTCGATCATCTCTCGCTGCGCCTTGCCAAGGATCACAAGTGGCACATCAAACCGTTCCTTCGCGAGATCGTCCTGTCCGCTGCCTACCGTCAATCGGACAAGGCCACGCCGGCATTGCTGGCGAAGGATCCGCGCAACCGTTTCATCGCCCGTGGTCCCCGCCAGCGTCTTACCGCGGAGATGGTGCGCGATCAGGCGCTCGTCGTTTCCGGGCTGCTTTCGAAGAAGCAATTCGGCCCGCCGGTTTACCCGCCGCAGCCGGATGGTATCTGGAATTCCGTTTACAGCGGCGCAAAGTGGGCGACCTCCACCGGTGAGGACCGCTATCGCCGTGCCGTCTATACATATCAGAAGCGCACCAGCGGGTACCCTGCCTTCCTCACCTTCGATGCGCCCACGCGCGATGTTTGCACCGCCCGCCGCATCCCGACCAATACTCCTCTCCAGGCCTTGGTCACCCTCAACGACCCGGCCTTCATGGAGCTGGCGCAATCGTTCGCGAAACGGATGGCTGCCGCCGGTGGCGATCTCAATACCCAGCTCACGGCGGGTTACAAGCTCCTCACCAATGAAGAGGCTTCAAAGGACATCCTCCAAACGCTGGCCGCGCTCCACGCGGATGCGAAGACCGAGCTCGAAAAGAACGCCGCGGATTCGGTGAAACTCGCGCCGACCCCTGACGAAGCCGCCCTCGTGCTCGTCGCCAATACCATGTTCAACCTGGACTCCGCCCTGACCCGCTGA
- a CDS encoding AraC family transcriptional regulator: MAQHSWKVWQQQLRSPLGNLVEIGEVRHSRSGMPRYRYLERYALVVITRGEGTYEDERGFSRSLCVGDWILVLPELGHSYKPWEVGGWDEIYVMFDGPVFDAWRANGLLAPEHVTGSLSNLEQWVADFHRGIVESSASNLEKICVFQSLLARALDGTIDLAIGKDGGPSWFGDACRMLGQPGADGREVAAALGLNYETFRRNFQKHAGQSPHRYHLRQLVNSAARMLDTTDLKAAEIARTLGFCDEAYFSRTFKKLTGRSPRTYRQTRGGPQEGLPPLRTT, encoded by the coding sequence ATGGCGCAGCATTCTTGGAAAGTTTGGCAACAGCAGCTCCGGTCTCCACTCGGCAATCTGGTGGAAATCGGGGAGGTGCGCCACTCGCGCAGCGGGATGCCCCGCTACCGGTATCTCGAACGCTACGCCCTGGTGGTCATCACACGTGGAGAGGGCACCTATGAGGACGAGCGCGGCTTCAGCCGCAGTCTTTGCGTCGGAGATTGGATCCTCGTGCTGCCGGAACTGGGACACAGCTACAAGCCGTGGGAGGTCGGCGGATGGGATGAAATCTATGTGATGTTCGATGGCCCCGTGTTCGATGCGTGGCGGGCCAACGGCTTGCTCGCACCGGAACATGTGACCGGCAGCCTGAGCAATCTGGAGCAGTGGGTCGCGGACTTTCACCGCGGCATTGTCGAGTCCTCCGCCAGTAATCTCGAAAAGATCTGCGTGTTCCAGAGCCTGCTCGCCCGGGCGCTGGACGGGACGATTGATCTCGCGATCGGGAAGGACGGCGGTCCTTCATGGTTCGGAGACGCCTGCCGGATGTTGGGGCAACCCGGTGCGGACGGCCGCGAGGTGGCCGCGGCCCTAGGCCTGAACTACGAGACTTTCCGTAGAAACTTCCAGAAGCATGCCGGCCAGTCACCCCACCGCTACCACCTGCGGCAGCTCGTCAACTCCGCCGCCCGCATGCTCGATACCACCGACCTGAAGGCCGCCGAGATCGCGCGCACGCTGGGCTTTTGTGACGAGGCGTATTTCTCGCGAACCTTCAAGAAACTCACCGGCCGCTCGCCGCGCACCTACCGCCAGACCCGCGGAGGCCCGCAGGAAGGCCTGCCACCGCTCCGGACCACCTGA
- the trmD gene encoding tRNA (guanosine(37)-N1)-methyltransferase TrmD, which produces MRIDILTLFPEIALAPLSESILRRAREAGIVEIVAHNLRDWATGKHRKTDDYLAGGGQGMLLMPGPIFAAIEELRTPEAKVILMTPQGKVFKQAIARELSEETHLILLCGHYEGVDHRVIEELVDLELSIGDYVLTNGAIAAAVVTDAIVRLLPGALGDERSHQEESFSDPNLLEAPAYTKPIDFRGMKVPDILYSGHHGKIAEWKREKAMERTRQNRPDLLGPG; this is translated from the coding sequence TTGCGCATCGACATCCTCACCCTCTTCCCCGAGATCGCGCTCGCTCCTCTGAGCGAGAGCATCCTCCGCCGTGCCCGCGAGGCGGGAATCGTGGAGATCGTGGCGCACAACCTCCGCGATTGGGCCACGGGCAAGCATCGCAAGACGGATGACTACCTCGCGGGTGGCGGCCAAGGCATGCTGCTGATGCCGGGTCCGATCTTCGCCGCCATCGAGGAACTCCGGACGCCGGAAGCGAAGGTGATCCTGATGACGCCGCAGGGGAAGGTCTTCAAGCAGGCCATCGCCCGCGAACTCTCGGAAGAAACGCATCTCATCCTGCTCTGCGGCCACTACGAAGGCGTGGATCACCGCGTGATCGAGGAGCTCGTCGATCTGGAGCTTTCCATCGGTGACTACGTGTTGACCAATGGCGCGATCGCCGCGGCGGTGGTCACGGATGCGATCGTGCGGTTGCTGCCCGGCGCGCTGGGCGACGAGCGCTCGCACCAGGAGGAATCGTTTTCCGATCCCAATCTCCTGGAGGCTCCCGCTTATACGAAGCCCATTGATTTCCGCGGCATGAAAGTACCGGACATCCTGTATTCCGGACATCACGGCAAAATCGCCGAATGGAAGCGGGAAAAGGCCATGGAACGGACGCGTCAGAACCGCCCCGATCTGCTCGGACCCGGTTGA
- a CDS encoding TFIIB-type zinc ribbon-containing protein, with the protein MPSSPSDPPVMDGPATGTPIEVPKKTIPPPLPGRSGSAAEVRSLDRHACPECGGKGEWDPAKKQLVCPYCGNIFERVGPPPDLGAVVEHDLDQTLAELGQDAGRVDTASRRVQCNNCHAVLVRSGETVAQHCDFCGSPELLDYNDISAPVKPESVLPAQISKEQAYHSLKNYLASKWFAPGDLKRRNLVDRINRVYLPYWTFDSNAECPWTADSGTYYYVTVQDRDSEGRTITRQERRVRWTPASGHVSTFFDDVVISGSAGLNGDLLRKIEPFPTKDLVPYETMYVSGWQVEQYQVPLPEAARRGFGTMQGMLQQMCAGEVPGDTYRNLQIYPEFSGKTFKHILAPVWLLAYQYRGKTWQGVVNGVTGTTAAKFPISPWKVALVVLIVLCVIALILMARG; encoded by the coding sequence ATGCCTTCCTCGCCCAGTGACCCGCCGGTGATGGACGGGCCGGCCACCGGCACTCCCATCGAGGTTCCGAAGAAAACGATCCCGCCGCCCTTGCCAGGCCGGTCGGGGTCGGCGGCGGAAGTGCGTTCGCTCGACCGCCATGCCTGCCCGGAATGCGGTGGCAAAGGCGAGTGGGATCCGGCCAAAAAGCAGCTCGTCTGCCCCTATTGCGGGAATATATTCGAGCGCGTCGGACCGCCGCCGGATCTCGGCGCGGTGGTCGAACATGATCTCGATCAAACGCTCGCCGAGCTCGGCCAGGACGCGGGCCGGGTGGATACCGCCAGCCGCCGCGTGCAGTGCAACAACTGCCACGCCGTGCTCGTGCGCAGCGGCGAGACGGTCGCCCAGCATTGCGATTTCTGCGGCTCTCCCGAGCTGCTCGACTACAACGACATTTCCGCGCCGGTCAAACCGGAGTCCGTCCTGCCCGCGCAGATCTCGAAGGAGCAGGCGTATCATTCGCTGAAGAACTATCTCGCGTCGAAGTGGTTCGCACCGGGCGACCTCAAGCGCCGCAATCTGGTGGACCGCATCAACCGTGTTTACCTCCCTTACTGGACCTTCGACTCGAATGCCGAATGCCCGTGGACCGCGGACAGCGGCACCTACTACTATGTCACGGTGCAGGACCGGGATTCGGAGGGTCGCACCATCACCCGCCAGGAACGGCGCGTACGGTGGACACCCGCCAGCGGCCATGTCTCGACGTTCTTCGATGACGTGGTGATCTCCGGCTCGGCCGGGCTCAATGGCGACCTGCTGCGGAAAATCGAGCCCTTTCCCACCAAGGATCTCGTACCCTACGAGACAATGTATGTCTCCGGCTGGCAGGTGGAGCAGTATCAGGTCCCGCTGCCGGAGGCCGCACGCCGTGGCTTCGGTACGATGCAAGGGATGCTCCAGCAAATGTGTGCGGGGGAAGTACCGGGGGATACCTACCGGAACCTCCAGATCTACCCGGAATTCTCGGGCAAGACCTTCAAGCACATCCTCGCACCGGTATGGCTGCTGGCCTACCAGTACCGCGGCAAGACCTGGCAGGGCGTGGTCAACGGCGTCACCGGCACCACCGCCGCGAAGTTCCCGATCAGTCCCTGGAAGGTCGCGCTGGTGGTGTTGATCGTGTTGTGCGTCATCGCCTTGATCCTGATGGCGAGAGGGTGA
- a CDS encoding SPFH and helix-turn-helix domain-containing protein yields MGLMDFIKGELLEIIEWQDDSRDTIAWRFPDDDKAIKNGAQLIVRESQTAQFLYLGQFGDTFGPGKHTLATENIPVLTRIKGWKYGFQSPFKADVYFVNTRLFTGNKWGTANPIMLRDQDLGIVRARAYGTYDFKVTNVQTFLKEVAGSDQDFRVDEFADAMRSRIVSVFSDALASAHVPVFDVATRYMDLGDALLPLINPVMSAKYGIEIGSFIVENVSVPPEVEEAIDKRSAMSAIGNLNDYVKYQMGQGMAAGGGGGAAGTASELAVGFAVAKELMQQSGMTGGGAPPPLPGAAPAIAAAAPAPALDLLDPPTIAQMLGVSEADVMEEINSGKLPAKKIGSSYRVTRASLDAFLAQ; encoded by the coding sequence ATGGGATTGATGGACTTTATCAAAGGCGAACTGCTCGAAATCATCGAGTGGCAGGACGACAGCCGTGACACGATCGCTTGGCGTTTTCCGGACGATGACAAGGCGATCAAGAACGGCGCGCAGCTCATCGTCCGCGAGAGCCAAACCGCGCAGTTCCTCTACCTCGGCCAATTCGGCGACACTTTCGGCCCCGGCAAGCACACGCTGGCCACCGAGAACATCCCGGTGCTGACCCGCATCAAAGGGTGGAAGTACGGCTTCCAGAGCCCGTTCAAGGCGGACGTCTATTTCGTCAACACCCGCCTTTTCACCGGCAACAAGTGGGGCACGGCGAACCCGATCATGCTGCGCGACCAGGATCTCGGCATCGTCCGCGCCCGCGCTTACGGAACCTATGATTTCAAGGTGACGAACGTGCAGACCTTCCTCAAGGAGGTCGCCGGTTCGGATCAGGATTTCCGCGTCGATGAGTTCGCGGATGCGATGCGCTCCCGCATCGTCAGCGTGTTCTCGGACGCACTCGCCAGCGCCCATGTGCCGGTGTTCGACGTGGCGACGCGCTATATGGATCTCGGCGACGCGCTGCTGCCGCTGATCAATCCGGTCATGTCCGCGAAGTACGGCATCGAGATCGGCAGCTTCATTGTCGAGAACGTGTCCGTGCCACCGGAGGTGGAGGAGGCGATCGACAAGCGCTCCGCCATGTCCGCGATCGGCAATCTCAACGACTACGTGAAGTACCAGATGGGCCAGGGCATGGCCGCGGGTGGTGGCGGTGGCGCCGCCGGCACCGCGTCCGAACTGGCCGTCGGTTTCGCCGTGGCGAAGGAGCTCATGCAGCAGAGCGGCATGACCGGCGGTGGCGCCCCGCCGCCCCTGCCGGGCGCAGCTCCCGCCATCGCCGCGGCCGCTCCGGCTCCAGCCTTGGATCTTCTCGATCCGCCAACCATCGCCCAGATGCTCGGGGTCAGCGAGGCGGACGTGATGGAAGAGATCAACTCCGGCAAACTGCCCGCCAAGAAGATCGGCTCCAGCTACCGCGTGACGCGGGCCTCGCTCGATGCCTTCCTCGCCCAGTGA
- a CDS encoding type II toxin-antitoxin system Phd/YefM family antitoxin, which translates to MKTELATTLKRETNRILTELADARDPVLITQHGLPAAYLVDVGTFEAIQQKLEVLEIIARGEKAVDEGRVVTHKAAEQRMARWLK; encoded by the coding sequence ATGAAGACTGAGCTGGCCACCACACTCAAACGTGAGACCAACCGGATTCTGACCGAGCTCGCGGACGCACGCGATCCGGTCCTCATCACCCAGCACGGTCTTCCGGCCGCTTATCTCGTGGACGTCGGGACATTCGAAGCCATCCAGCAAAAGCTGGAGGTTCTTGAGATCATCGCCCGGGGCGAAAAAGCGGTCGATGAGGGGCGTGTGGTCACTCACAAGGCTGCCGAACAACGGATGGCGCGATGGCTGAAGTGA
- a CDS encoding type II toxin-antitoxin system RelE/ParE family toxin, with protein sequence MAEVIWTEPALADLDAIAEYIALDKLDAARRFVKRVFKRVEQLASFPEAGSFIPEMRPLKVHRQVVVAPCRIFYRFDTSADIVRIVGVMRGERLFRPENLDRD encoded by the coding sequence ATGGCTGAAGTGATCTGGACGGAGCCCGCCTTGGCGGATCTCGACGCCATTGCCGAATACATCGCCCTCGACAAGCTGGATGCCGCCCGGCGCTTCGTGAAACGCGTTTTCAAGCGTGTCGAGCAACTGGCTTCGTTTCCGGAAGCGGGCTCGTTCATTCCTGAAATGCGGCCCCTCAAAGTCCATCGTCAGGTGGTGGTCGCGCCTTGCCGGATTTTCTACCGTTTTGATACAAGTGCAGACATCGTCCGGATTGTTGGAGTGATGCGGGGTGAGCGGCTCTTTCGCCCGGAGAATCTGGACAGGGATTGA
- a CDS encoding sulfatase-like hydrolase/transferase, which translates to MIPTSLSGNPRVVPLLHRIHLPRVRRWAGAALGLLLATSAPQAQAARNILFLIADDLGFDSSSLTATPAANVSLPPTPNIDALGASGVTFTHAYARPTCSATRATLLTGRHGFRTGVGVALSGAKPGLRDDEYTLPRAFAANAPDYALASFGKWHLANGANTPLTVGGWPYFAGFNAPGVASYTNWSKITNGVTATSTVYSTTDQVNEAVGFINTQTQQNKPWLAWVAFNAPHSPFHKPPVNLLAGITKYTSLSGTTAHINANQRLYFEAMMVALDTEIGRLLQSVDRSNTDIIFVGDNGTENAVIQPPFKYAAENHAKFTVFEGGVRVPLVITGPDVAYIGKNDSLVSTVDIWATIQELAGIDVDATIPAGVTVDSKSLVPLIKENVIRSGDLFDEQFNQSAAADGQTLRDERYKLIRFDSQVERFYDLQNDPYENTNLLASTLTADAAAHYKSLKRKFQNYLALPNAATTRDPFPFPVNGSNNVTPDSFSLDFSYSQLRTNAIYTLWRTPDLGDPLKWEQVGSLPVSGVASGTLGTVNATLTDPQANGGSYFYQVVPSRW; encoded by the coding sequence ATGATCCCGACATCCTTGTCCGGGAACCCGCGCGTGGTTCCCCTGCTCCATCGTATTCATCTCCCCCGTGTCCGGCGCTGGGCTGGTGCGGCCCTCGGCCTGCTGCTGGCCACCAGCGCTCCGCAGGCCCAAGCCGCCCGGAACATCCTGTTCCTGATCGCCGATGACCTCGGCTTCGACAGTTCCTCGCTCACGGCCACGCCCGCCGCGAACGTCTCGCTGCCGCCCACACCGAACATCGATGCGCTGGGTGCCTCCGGCGTGACCTTCACCCACGCCTACGCCCGGCCGACCTGCTCCGCCACCCGTGCGACGCTGCTGACCGGCCGCCATGGCTTCCGCACCGGTGTTGGCGTGGCACTTTCCGGTGCGAAGCCGGGCCTCCGGGACGATGAGTACACCCTGCCCCGCGCCTTCGCGGCGAATGCCCCGGACTATGCCTTGGCGTCCTTCGGCAAATGGCACCTCGCCAATGGAGCGAACACGCCGCTCACCGTCGGCGGCTGGCCGTACTTCGCCGGGTTCAATGCGCCGGGCGTGGCCAGCTACACGAACTGGAGCAAGATCACCAACGGCGTGACCGCGACCTCCACCGTTTACTCGACCACCGATCAGGTGAACGAGGCGGTGGGCTTCATCAACACGCAGACGCAGCAGAACAAGCCGTGGCTGGCGTGGGTGGCGTTCAACGCGCCGCACTCGCCGTTTCACAAGCCGCCGGTGAACCTGCTCGCCGGGATCACCAAATACACCTCGCTGTCCGGCACCACCGCGCACATCAATGCGAACCAACGCCTCTACTTCGAAGCGATGATGGTGGCGCTGGATACGGAGATCGGACGCCTGCTGCAATCCGTGGACCGTTCCAACACCGACATCATCTTCGTGGGGGACAACGGCACCGAGAACGCGGTGATCCAGCCGCCGTTCAAGTATGCCGCGGAGAACCACGCGAAGTTCACCGTCTTCGAAGGCGGCGTACGCGTGCCGCTGGTGATCACCGGACCGGACGTGGCCTACATCGGGAAAAACGACAGCCTGGTGAGCACGGTGGACATCTGGGCCACCATCCAGGAACTCGCGGGCATTGATGTGGACGCCACCATTCCGGCGGGTGTCACCGTGGACTCGAAAAGCCTGGTGCCGCTCATCAAGGAAAACGTGATCCGTTCCGGCGATTTGTTCGACGAGCAGTTCAACCAGAGCGCCGCCGCCGATGGCCAGACCCTGCGCGACGAACGTTACAAGCTGATCCGCTTCGACAGCCAGGTGGAGCGTTTCTACGACCTGCAGAACGATCCGTACGAGAATACGAACCTGCTCGCCTCCACCCTCACGGCGGATGCGGCGGCGCACTACAAGTCGCTGAAGCGGAAGTTCCAGAACTATCTCGCGCTGCCGAATGCCGCGACCACCCGCGATCCCTTCCCGTTCCCGGTGAATGGCTCGAACAACGTGACGCCGGACAGCTTCTCGCTGGACTTCAGCTACAGCCAGCTCCGCACGAACGCGATCTACACGTTGTGGCGCACGCCGGATCTCGGCGATCCTCTGAAGTGGGAGCAGGTGGGTTCGCTGCCTGTCAGCGGTGTGGCGAGCGGTACGCTCGGCACGGTCAATGCCACGCTCACGGACCCGCAGGCGAATGGCGGCAGCTACTTCTATCAGGTGGTGCCGAGCCGCTGGTGA